In Podospora pseudopauciseta strain CBS 411.78 chromosome 2 map unlocalized CBS411.78m_2, whole genome shotgun sequence, the genomic stretch ACATGATGTGGCAAGAAATACGAAGCGAAAACTTCCTAGACACTCTTCCTCATGGCTGGCAAAACAGGCCAAGCAAGGAGGGATGAATCGTCATGATCCGCGCGGGGGAAACCAAGAGGaggtgtggtgttgagagCCCGCGGTCTGGAACACCTTCCACAAAACTTCGCTTGATAATATCACCCAGTGAGTGCCCACCTTCAGCACCACCCTTTCCCTTCGCTCGCTTGTTGAGGGAAATATCAAAgccacccatccatccatctgcCAAGGGTGGGCGAGCGAGGAAAGTGGTCCCGTGTTGCAACCAAGGCGGCGCTGCTTGTGCCGCCGCTGCGAGAACTGGGCGAGTAGTGAGGTCCTGCCCGCAAGCACTGTACAGTACATTATATCAACCGCATGTTATGATCCGCAGGACAGCGATGCCCACGCCCATGTCGATGTCGATGGGGGTATGGGTGGTGCCGTCCAATACCACCTCCTGATGGAAAATGTGTGCGACACTGCGAGTGAGATATCTATGGGAAGCGACTCGTCAATCAATCAcggacgggaggggggagagtcTAATCGCATTTCTCCAAACTCGTATCTTCCATTCACCTTGTTCGCTGGCTGCCAGATAGCAAGTGTGGTGCGCGCCCCTGTTCAAGAACGCCGCCGGGCCCGAGCCTCAACCCTTTTCCCCCGCTATCATCGGCTGGTTCTTGAACTTCCTCTGAGGGGACGATGGGCCCAGAACCCTAGTGGGCCATGATGGTAAgtgatggctgctgttgatAGGCTGCATCGAGATAAGCATACCGGAAACTTGGCGTTCCGGGGCAAGGTCCAGCGAATATGACCCCCCGTCCCTGTCTAGCTCGACTAGTTCACCACATTTCCCTTTTTGAACGAGGCGCTAGATCGACAAGCGGGATGGCGCCTTCAGGCGTCTCTTGGGACCCATCACGGACCTCATCTCATCCAAAGACACCCAGCAGcatgtcgtcgtcgcagGAAAAACCAGTCATCATCGTGGACACAACATCTGCTAGGAACTCCATGGTCTGTAAAATGCTGTGTTCCCGTGAAACCAAATCTCGCTCGCCCATAATAGTGTGAAATCGTATAGTGTCTTGACCTTGGAATTAATTGACGGACCCTTGCATCTTGTCGCCAAATTTAGGACCACAGTTACATCGGACAGCGGACCTTCACTGCCCCAACCTTgtccaccaccgtcaccgtGCGGGCCGCTGTTTAAACTCCGACCAAGGTGtgagcatcaccatcaccacccaccttcTTTCCTGCGGTGCGGGGGTATTGGGGTAGCGGCCGTCAGGTGGCACGACATGTTTGAACACTTGGCCGCTTGACATGCCCGGTTTCTCGTTACCTCGCAGCGTTCCAGCGATGCGGGCATGCGTCAAAGGCTCTGCATCGGAAAAAGGCCTTTCTTGAAGTGCTTTCAGTCGAGTGTCATGCAAACTGCACCACCCCGAGCCTCGCAGTCTCGGTTGAATGCGGCAATCAATGTCTATTGTCTTTGATGGCCATTTCCAACCCTCGATTggctcccaccaccctcggtGTGCCCGCCGTGTGGTCGTAGTAGGTGAGTCGAAATATTGATTTTGACGGCGGGTTCTGGAAATTGATATTGGTGACGGGAGGTCCTCTTGGCGGGGTTCAACGTGCAGCAAGACGGCGCCTGCGACAGTCTGTCTTTGCGCCTGTGAGAACGCCGCTACCCTACGCCATCCCATAGCCATATGCCGGACTGTTGACCGATGTGGCGCTTTGCTTGCCACAGGATGAAGCCACTGTGACTGTCCTCTGAACTTTGCTGGACAGCGTTTGACCAGCGAATGGGAAACCATCGGGGAAAGACATGATATGTTTTCCTGTTCTCTCCTGGACGCCGATGGTCGGTGGTTGGTCACACATGTCACCAGTTCTGACCGTGGAATATGAAGTCGGGGTGATATTACCCAACTTATCAGGCCTCATGCGAACGGAACTTGCCGGCTAGGAAGGTCACGGTCCTCTCTTTCGAACACTGTGTTGCAGCATGGCGGATCTTGGTAAATGAGGGTTCAACCTCAGATGTATCTTGAGACGTGGCTCGCGTCCTACAGACGACAAGTGTCGCAGGAGATTTGACTCTGATTTATCATATCGTTAGTGGAGAGAGACATAGGAACTTTGCTAAACTATGTCTGAGTAGTTGCTGTCTGGACACTGAAGTTGTCTTGTCGAAAGTGTTCATGCAGTCCAAGCGGTTGAGGAAGCACAAACTTACTAGTCTGTATTTGGACTAGCCCGATAATGAGCTCGTTTACATTTTCTACTTTTGTTTTATGCTGGTCGGTCACTGCCGCGATCTCACAGGGGTCGTCTGGAAAGTTTGGAGATCTGCAGCTAAGTGGACAGGGGCCAGCACAAAAGATCTCTCTTTGGGACTTCGTTGTTGTGTATCAAGGAGCTTTCAAgcggggttgttgagacGTGACCGTAATAACTCGAAGACTACCGGAACGAAGCCCGAGCTTGACTCTTGACCGAGGACTGGACAAGATGGACGGTGCCTGCAAGATGTCTGTCATGACGTGAGGTAGTCTGCTCGCTTCGTGTGCACTGACGAATGGGCACTGACAAATGAGCGCTGATCGGTGGTTGCTTGGAATGGCCGGTCTATCTTTCTGGACACCGGCGGTGGGTTGCCGGAGCCTGGTGGGATGAAGCGGCCGGAGTCGGTCCGTTGTCAGCCGGGTCGGCGAGGGTTTTGTCCTTGTTCTCGGATCCGGTCCGGGATGGACAACCATCTCAACGCCACCATGCATTCCACTGCAGGTGCAATTCTGCTTTCGAATTTTGGGGAGCGAATTGCTCTTTTCGTTCAGTCTTGGTCCATACCCAGTTGGTCGAGATGGCGTAAATGATTGGGGGCTGTCCTCTGCTGTCACCATCTTGGAGGGGCACGAGGGGGTGACGGTttgtggttgatgtgtgTGTCCCAGTCAAGTGGGGTGGCCGGCAGAGGGCCAGGCTCTGGGCGCTGTCTGGGCGATCTCCGCATGGCTTGATTTGACTGGAGATGCACACCGCTCGGGGAGGCCGCCTTGGCAGGACCCAGAGAGGAAAACGCGGCGTGCACGGGCCAAATGAATTTCTCCGCTTGCTTCATGTCCGAAGGTCGGCATCGCGAACACGTTGTCGTCGCCGGCGTtatgatgggatggattACGACTGCTGGAGAGATGGAGAATATCAACAGTCTGCCTTGCCAGTGATCTTTCTTGCAGCGGGAAGCTCCCGAAACCGTCCCCAGAGCCTTGCAGAGGTCAACATGAAACTGCCCAGCAGGCCTGTCGCACTGGTTGCCCAAAATGGCTTCGAGATGTCATTAGATCAGTGTTCGAACGAGAGTGGATGAAAGGGTGAGAGGATGCTGCCGCGGGTAGGGTTGCGTTGCGTTGCGATGATGCGCTGGGAAATCAACACAAAACTCTTAAGCCAGGGTTCCTGACGACATTGAGAACATGGATGCAGCTGTGGAGATTGACGTGCGAAGTACCTCAGGGCTTGGTCGAAGTACCTGTGGAACCAGGGCAGTGTATTACATAAGCTAAGGTGTGAGTTGGCGGGTTCTCTTCTGAAAACCGCGCACAGCAAATCGACTGGTGGTCCACTCGCAGCATCACTGGGCTCAGCCCTATCACTGTTCCCAGATCGAGAAAGATGTTGCAAGATTTCAGCCACGCATCGGTTTCTATGTAAGGTATGTTGGCACCGACCTTTCGAACATGTCGATATCAGTCTTCACCTGCGCGTTGGAAGCTCTACATTTCCAACTCGGATCAACAAGGTGAGCATCTCAAGCCTATCACCACGTTTCCGAGCAGGATGGATGTTCCCCCGTCAGTTTGGCGCTAGACAGGCATCATTGCCGACTGCCGGGGGGATGAGCACATTAAAATCTGATGAACGACTGCTCTGACCGCTCCCTGACATGGACTATTATCACTATTATTCGTACCCACCTGTTGGAAACTTGAGTCGAGGGATGTTCAAAGGTAACAAATCTCTCATTATCAACAAAAGTCGTTGGTGAGAATCCTGCGGCGTGGGACTCTTGTCTCTTCGGGTGAATTCATCCGAATCTTACTGTCGTATGGCTACGTGCCCCGCCTGCTGTGCCAACAAGAGGCATCATGCACCCCCATGTTGCACTTTAGATGGATTTGATTGTAGAATCAAGAAATCTTTATTCAGCGATACTTCGAGGGTACTCGCGGCTCTGCTACAATGCGTTTGGCTGCTCTTGAGCTGGTCGCTTGTTGGCCGACATCAAACTGCTCCAGGCCTGATGTGTCGAGACCCAAGGGACGAGAaacgagaaaaaaaaaacaagccaTTCCCCTATTTCCTACAGATCGTGGACATTCGTTGGGTCCAATCAGATTGCAGGATTACATTGGCATTAACATGCACCACTGCATGGCATGGACCCTGTGTGCCGCATTCAGTGACGGGACTTATTTGgcaccaccgcaaccaccaaccaagcATCAAGTCATGGACTGCCAGAGTTCTTGAATCATCGTCGAGATGTCTGACCTCTCCGCCAGGAACCAACGTCAGCCTCTGCGTGTCCAAAGCCGTAGTGCGGCAGGGACTCGGGCTCACTGCCGGCGGGGGTGGCGGAGCGAAGCATGGTTCGCTAACAGCCGTTTGACTGAAATAGACCAACAAATCTGGGCACGGCATGGCACTGGATGATGGCATGAAGTGAGTGGTAATGCTTCTGCCAGTGTTTCGGATGGAAGAGAAGATTGGAAAGATACGAACTGAATAGGGCCTGAGACAGGCATGTGGTAGAGCCTCGACTGTGCCATCGCGAGGCCTCGAATACATGAGAGCATGTCGGCTTCGCATCGCTCATTGGCCGAGTCCATCCACACAAAACGTTGGAGCGTAGACGCACTCCGAAGGGCTGCTTGCTTCGACCCAAGCCTGTGACTGAACCCCACGATTGGGACCTGTTGGTGGCTCTCACGCGAGGTGGCGCCAAAGCTTGGCAGGAAGTCGTACACTTGCAGCCAGGTTATCTGATCTCACCACGCTTCGATAGGAGCTGCACCTGTACTCGTATCCGTGATAGCTATGGTGGATGAACGGATTTTCTTTCAGACACCGAACCAGCAAAACACAGTAGACTATGCCCGAGAGCACCACCGACTAGAGCCAGGCAATCCGAGCCTGCGGGTGCTTGCATACACGTAGGCAGACAACTTTGACAAATGGAGTCCGCTACTTACTGCCTTGCCTCTGTCGGTGGGAGGAAATGGAATTTATGAGCTAGTACTGTCGCAGTCGGTAATGTTAGCAGGAGATGTTGCCTCGAACAAACCCACCCTGTCGGTATCTATCTAGAAAAATAGACAGAACGACACACCGGGCGCGATGAGATCCTTCCTACATGGATCGCTTGGAATGAAATTCAATCGTATGTAGAATATCTGTACGTCGACCGGTGTCACAGCATTGTCTCTGCTTTGACTGGTCCCGACTCCAAGGGTAGCACCGCCCCCCGAAGCCGTGTCTTTTTTTGGATTTTACCTTTTTGAAGCTCCCCCACAGTTCCGGGAGAGACACAGGTCCCGCCCCGCCCGTTAGCCGTAAAGAAGCCAATAAGCCACGGAATGGTGGATCATGCCGACTCAGCCACGCCAAGACCTCTTTGGGCATCATTGGAACTTTGAGGTTTCTCCAACAATTTGATCTCTTTGCAGGACTGGCACTTCAATGTCGACGTATGCAATAGTACCAGCAACCGGGAATCATCCGGCAGCATTCAAGTGGATATGAAGGTTGATGGGAATGTGACAGGAATATAGCTAATGAGCATGTGTTTACTACGTAGCACATGCCATCTCCAATTAAGCAGGGCGAAACATCAGGGTCCTATGCACTTCTCACATTGACAACCGACTCTCTTGCCCTGCGTCGGCTCCTCGATCCACAACAGCTTCCGGTACATTCTTTATCAGAGACACTGTGCCGCTTTCCGCTGGCCCCGAATGGTCCTGATGTCTGAGGCCCTTCGTTCGTCCCGACTTGCATCATAGAGTGCCGTGTTACTTGGCTTTGCACCGATTGTGATGGTCCACCAGAAGGAGATGCAGTGGGTCGCCCCGGATCACCGGTTGTGCAACTCGATCCAGAGATACATACAGATTATCAATTTCGCGCCCCCGCATCGTGCATCGCTTCATCAACGGCCACTGCTGTCGCTGTTGACGTTGGAAAAGCGAATGTGATCTTGGCACCGATATGTCATCTTCGATACCACATTACACTTTTACGCTAAAAAGCTTGGCTTAAACAAACATGGCGGGTGATGCTGATCAAACAGTGTCAATTGGTCGCCCCCAGTCCACAGTACCAAACTACCAAATTTTGCTCTGTTCTGTTCCCGAGTCTGTATTTCTAGTGTTCATCGCCGGGCATTCTCCGATCAAACGAAACACAGAAAAATGCATTAGAGAAGGACAGCAACACGTGTTCGGCAAGACAGACAGGCACGGACAAATTATCCACTGGATGGGATACGGAGATGGAAAATGATGGGTTCCGCAGCCGGCAACATGGCTGCTCGTACTGCTGCCATTTTGACCAAGCCGTCGCACCCGCATTATCCGAACTCTCATTTGTTTTTGGTGGACCATCTGATTTCTTGCGGGTTGAGCCCAAGACCGTGACATCTCCGCGCCGGCGCCGGATCTATGTACGAGCCCGCAGGTTTTTCCCTGATACTTACGTCGTTCACCTTGACCACCCTCGGCCGAACGAACACGAGCCTCGGATGGGTTCGACCTCTCATTTTTCTCGCCCTGACGGGACATGCAACATGCTTGCATCATACAACACAACTTCGGGCTTCACCCACGGGAACTGTTCATGGTAGCTATATGTCATAAGGTAGCATCTTTCCAAAGTTCCGGCTTCGGTTTGACAGGCGGCCAACAGGTGGAAGAAAAGGACAAGAAAAAAGGATGACATGGCacgaaacaacaacaacaacaatacgAGGGCACCAGAACACATGCCGATTCCCTGCAGGACAAGATCTTTCTAGTAATAACTAGTAGAACTGTTTGCTGTTGGCTTCAGCGGTCCCCAGTTGGAAAAGGCCCAAGTTAAGTCATGAGATGCCAAGAGCCACTGTGCACACCCACGCAGGACATCACATACGTCAAGCCACGATTTGCTGCACAAAAAGTTGTAcactctcctcccctcctgtTTGGCAGGACAGCTCTGCCTAATGCGGGTGCAGATAAGGCTGTGCACTTATTTCGAGCGTGCACAGCACATTGCACATCACACACGTCTGAGCTTCCCATTGGTTGCTTAGGGCGGTCAAGCCACTATGTACATGTTCGAAGGGCAGCTTAATCATCGGATGGCTGGAGGGGTAAGAATGCGCAGCAGCTACCCGCACcgcagcacagcacagcacaaaGAGGGATGGAGtaaaaatatcttttttcgTCTTCTCTTGGTGGATGGATTCGAAGCAGTTGACGTCTTTTCTACATGCTGCGATACACCGGGGCCTGTGGCACGACCAGAGCCTCCACAATATCACGGCACTTGTGGTGATAACCTCTCGTGGGTCAGATCGCGAATCGCGATCGCAGCCAAAGGTTCACTTCGGAGCCACTAGAATTCTGCAATACCGGTGATGGCGTTTTTCGCTCTTTGCCGGTTGCCCCGTGGCCGGCGGTCGGTCATCTCTTGGCCGGCTTTGCAGTGGAGAAATTGATCAGAGGTGATGCTTGCAAAGAAGGGTCTCGCCCCGTCGACGTCGACTGcgagagggggtggtgggtgaggagtCTGTTTCTGGTGAGGGGAGTGAGGGGAAAAGCATGCTTTAGTCTCCCAAAACGGCGTATGGGCCGTGAGACAAGTCTTTGAAGGGCTTGCCCGTTGTACAACAGCCACAGGGACAGCAACAGATGATCATCAACCTCATGATGAGGGAAACAGGCGGTTGGCGTCAGTTGCTGCGGTCATCCCGGCCGCCTACTATCGTTACCTGTCCCTCATCAGGGGAAAAGAAGCAAATCCTCAGTGATAAGAGGGAAGACATCGAAACATCATCCTGTCTCGCTTCCGACACTGATGCCCCTTACGCCGACAGCAGAATCTATGATAGCAACAAAGGAGAAGGGCACAAATAGCAGATAGCCAGCGAATGGCAATGTCCGGGCTGGTTCAGAGTCCAGAACGTGGGGGACAGAGTACCCGATCAGGACGAGGAGCAGAAACAGTTTCAGTGATGAAGAGCTGGAAGGAGATGGCCGACCATGGTCGCGGCTGGTCCATTCTTCGGGAACCAGAGGCGTGGACGGGATTTCATCTCTCTTCTGTCTGTCTTGCATTCTTCCTGATTCTCCTCTGTCTTGTTGATCCGAGGACTTCTGACTGATTTCCATCTGGGGGAGAAACAGAAAGGGAAGAGTAAACTGCAACTGCAAGCACGCACCAAGCCTCGAGGTCTCCGCCGACACTCGCTAACCCCTGTCTTTGTCGGTGGCCAACCAGAGGCTCGGAACTGACCAGGACTGGAGGGAACCCATCCCCCGCCCTCCCTTGTATCTTGTACCTTTTGTACTCCCTCATGTACCCAGCCTCATGTCAccatcccaatcccaatGTACCTCCGTCCCAGAAGTGAAGTCGCTGGGCCCCTGCCCCATGCCCCTGCCCCATGCCCCTGCCTCATGCCCCCCTGCCCCTGTCAACCCTCCCCTTGTTCCCCTGCAAATTCGTGAACTGACCACAGCCTCTCTGACTGGGCACTGGGGCCCTACTGGGAGATCGatgcctccaccacctctggGCCTGCAAGATGTAAATGGGGGGGTATTTAgaatcctcatccccccGCCCAAATCTTTCCACTGGCGCACCTCATCCCGTGTCAAACACCAAATCCATATCCCCGGATCCAAACAAGTCCACCGCCTCGGGCCGTCTCCGACAAGGACTTACACACTCGTTCCACTGCGGCTTTGGTGTATAATAACAATAGCTTGGAAAGAACAGCAGAACAGCAGAGTTTTTGGAAAGAGAGAAGATCAACACAACCcgatcagcaacaacacggCACAGTCCCACACCTGAGCAGGCACAACTGAGGTCCGTCTCTTAAAGCCCACGCGCTGCCACGAGGCAGCTGGACTGATGCCATTTGTCTCTCTCTAGCCCAGCATCTTCTTCCTTCACAGGCATCAAATGGCGGCAACTGGCCACCACGAGGCCGACGACTACAACATGAGCTACCCAGAACCCCCTCACTTCTCATCTGCGTCCATGGACCTGGGACTTTCCCCAGAACCCTACAGCGCCTACTCCAGGTCATCACACGAGTTTTCGACGACAATTGGCTATGAGCACGGAGCCATCTACACCGCCGACACACCATACCTCTACAGCCATAACGGTAACCACGAGAGGTCATCACCTGGCATGTACCCAGACGACAGCGATCTGAGAGGACCAGCTTCGGATCTGAGCATCGCCAGcgcctcatcctccaacgCGGGCTCCCCAAATTCGAGTCACGGCCAAATGGCGCCGATCCCTGAGTGGGCCACGGGCCCCCACGGACTTGGGGTTACCCCGGGCATCGTCGACGCAAGCGACTTTCACCTCCCCGGCAGCGAATATTCATACGCGCCCGGTGTCTATGGTGATGAGTACAGCACAGCTTTCGAGTATCCCAGCGGGAAAACACCAGGCTTTGTTGGTGAGTTATCACAGATCCCTAGGTCAtcttcttgtctttcttCTCGCCGGGACTGGAGTCCGCGACACCAGACCCATGCTTCGTGTGCCTCCATCTCTTCGGATTCCTGCGATTCTGGATCTACCATTGTCGCTCCCAAGGCCTTGGGTGCGGCTTCTTCCTGTCTCGCGGTCGATACGCGTCTGGCCCAGTCTGTGGTGACTACATCGTCAACCTTCAATGTCACACCTTCCTTTTcagctgcttctgcttcttcttgtccttcctCGGCGGCCTCCGGGCTCGTCTTTGCgtctcctgcttcttctACATCTTcattctcttctcctcaacTTCCGGCATGGAGTAGTCCCCCTCTGGGGGACAGCCCTGCGGCTCGTCCCAAGACGCCCACCAATCGTCTCCTTTCATCTCCTTTTTTCGCCCAATCCAGCGGGCATTTcgttcctcctcttcagaATTCCTGTTGGTTTCCTCTGTCGCAAACGCAGCTCTTGACCCTTGGCGGCCTTGCTAACCCGAAGCGTTTGCCCGTTGCAGATCCTATCTTGATTCACCCAGACGCGAGACCAATGACCATGTCTGGCTTTGAGCAGCAGCCATATTCGGCCCAGCCCAACTCCGCATATCCTGCCTCTCCTGCTCTGTCTGCCTCCCCACAACTACGAAACGGCAGCACTTCGCCCTTCATGCACAACAACTACCAGTACTCGCCATACCCGCCACCAGTGGAGGCGCAAAGGAGACCAAGCCTTGTTTCTTTCCACTCCAACTACTCGGGCGAGCAGCAATACAGCGGCGATGAGttcaaggagaagcagagGTGCCCACATCCCGAGTGCGGTAAGGTGTTCAAAGACCTCAAGGCGCACATGCTCACTCACCAAGAGGAGCGCCCCGAGAAGTGCCCCATCACAACATGCGAGTATCACGTGAAGGGGTTTGCGAGAAAGTGAGTTGTCTTTTGACTTGGAATCAGTTGCGGGATACTAACAAGTGGTCTCTTCAGATACGACAAGAATAGACATACCCTTACACATTACAAGGGCACCATGGTCTGCGGTTTCTGCCCGGGGTCTGGCTCCGCCGCCGAGAAGTCGTTCAACCGTGCCGATGTGTTCAAGCGCCACTTGACTGCTGTGCACGGTGTCGAGCAAACACCGCCCAACAGCCggaagaaggctgccgctGGAAACAACGGGACCAAGAAGTTGACTGGCTACGCCCCTGATGCGACTGGCAAGTGCTCCACTTGCTCGTCAACCTTCAGCAACGCCCAGGACTTCTACGAGCATCTTGACGACTGTGTGCTCCGCATTGTCCAGCAAGAGGACCCAGCAGAGGCCATCAACGCCCAGCGGCTGGCCGAGGTGGAAAACGATCGCGACGTACACAACACCCTGGAGAAGAACAacctcccaacaaccactaTGACACTTCaagatggcgaggatgaggatgagaaca encodes the following:
- a CDS encoding uncharacterized protein (COG:S; EggNog:ENOG503NYPG) — encoded protein: MAATGHHEADDYNMSYPEPPHFSSASMDLGLSPEPYSAYSRSSHEFSTTIGYEHGAIYTADTPYLYSHNGNHERSSPGMYPDDSDLRGPASDLSIASASSSNAGSPNSSHGQMAPIPEWATGPHGLGVTPGIVDASDFHLPGSEYSYAPGVYGDEYSTAFEYPSGKTPGFVDPILIHPDARPMTMSGFEQQPYSAQPNSAYPASPALSASPQLRNGSTSPFMHNNYQYSPYPPPVEAQRRPSLVSFHSNYSGEQQYSGDEFKEKQRCPHPECGKVFKDLKAHMLTHQEERPEKCPITTCEYHVKGFARKYDKNRHTLTHYKGTMVCGFCPGSGSAAEKSFNRADVFKRHLTAVHGVEQTPPNSRKKAAAGNNGTKKLTGYAPDATGKCSTCSSTFSNAQDFYEHLDDCVLRIVQQEDPAEAINAQRLAEVENDRDVHNTLEKNNLPTTTMTLQDGEDEDENMDDGDDDELRARGLKGSPTKRKGGNPQNGVQKSRGLTHSRGGVTLPTKTRGRKNRRDYPSSWGFDKGQMTMKKRVMAVFDGPRRLAKDDMMLSTEQEVRIKLSDGKSYVTDLDMQTLKRADGFLNATEEEKGPWVSDDPTEEQLKQMLTYTAPEPTTTAAAPAAQ